CCTCCAGCACAGATTAACAGCAGGCTACAGAGATCTGGTGAGCTAACTTCTTCTTAAATCCGGACCCCAACATACAATATACTTTTTCATTCTCAAACACGTAGTCTTCAGCTTTAACTGACGCTGACCAATCAACTTGCCCATCTCATGCTCCATTTTAACATTAATTGTGACCAAGAGCCTAAAACACTCTCTTGGGACaacagctagccccagcctggAATGAGCAATCCACCATTTACGACAAAGAACCATGCCCTCAGACTTGAATGTGAAGAAGACAGTATAAGAGTCAGCACTTCCAACTGCGAAGCGCCCCGGTGCCTGCTGAAGTTCACCAACCGATTGAACCAAACAGAACCATGTCGTCTGCAAATAGTGTGCTATTTCTATTGTTCCCACAACAAACACTCTCCTCAGCCTTGCTTTCCCTAAAATTCTGTCCATCGATATCACAGACAGGACTTGTACACCAAACATGCACTGTGAATGCATTTGTGGCGTGAATATGGACacagctttcattttcattatacAAGGCCTCAATATCTCAGCCCTTAGTACCCTATACTTCCAGGGTGAAAACAGTAGTAAGTCTTATCATAGTCCAAAAACAGATGaactgacaaagagagaggggaatTCAAGGACTTTAATACACAATGGGTGATTAATAGAACACAGGTGAGCTGTGAATAGggcgggaaaacagacaaagggtgGAAATAAACATTCCAAGTAAATAAcacagaatttcaaaataaaacaggaaataccaAAACCAAAAGAACAATGACACACTATGACAATGATGGCCAATATCTAATCCATGTTGCTTCTCCTGAATCTGAGGTTTAACAAGCAATTTGAAGCCTTTTCCAGCACCCTGGGATAAACTTTTCCAGAGAAGCTGAGCAGTGTGATAACCCTGTAATTGGAACGCACTTTCTGacctgcttttttaaaaatgggaaCCACCATCCTAGTCTGCGACTCAACTGGTACTGTCCCTGACCTCCCGCGATACTGAAGAGGTGTATCAAAACAgcccaacaatgtccagtatgtTCAAACTCGGATTATATTCCCAGGATTGAATTCAACTAAGACTGGTGACTGAGTTATCAGAAAAAAGAACAGCTTAATTGCACTTCTACTTATACTATACTTGCCTGACTAATTTCACTGTAATATTTACTGGGCTGTTTGTCAGTTGATGCTGGTGGTATACGTGGTTGAGTGGGGGGGTAGTTGAATGTTGCCGCAAACCCTGGGGCTAGCAGTTAACCTGAGCTCAGAGACCCTCTCCTATGAATCGCTGAAGATTGCAGAGATGTTAAAGAAGAGAAGGGGTGGGGTGCAGTGGGGGGTTGTAACACCCTGAGCAGTATGTCAAACACAAGGAAGGACATACTTCTACACCTTTTTTCTCTAACGTCTTTTTCACCATCTTCCTTTCATTCTaccattaacacatttttttcttttttacatcatattctttttttctgataaaatgttttcctgtttgcATCACATcttactctctttctctctatctgtACCTCTCACTCTCCAGTGTCATCTCTTCACCCCCACTATCTctccactccctccctccctgctctgctgaggCCCTGGGGCACCATCCGACTGCACTGGCTAACCCTTGTATAAGTTTTCCAATTCCAATTCCTGCTGGATTATGGCATGGCGGTGACGAGGGGACATTTCCTCTCTGATTATATATTTGATTCAATGGCATGATTATTggcacattgtgtgtgtgtgtgcgcgtgtgtgtgtgtgtggatggaaaAGGTGATGATTTTGAGTGGGGACAGAGACCTTGACCTCACCCAGGGGACAATGGACATTCTTGTGctttttctctctatctctatgcgtacacacacaaacgtgaATGCAGGAACGATGACATCCACGTCTTCCATCCCCCAAAATCCATGCTTGCAAATTGCTgtgcttaacacacacacacacacatgcatgcacgcacgcacacatgtgtgcgcgcgcacacacacacacacacacacacacacacacacacctctctacCCTCTAGCCCTGGGGTTAGGGGCTGAAGATGGCAGACATGGAGATTGGTTTTTAGTTAAATGTCAGTGGAGGTGAAAGTACTGCCCAAAGGcacctcactctctctctctctcttgtataTGTGTGTCTCTCACTGTCTTTCCCACTCTCTCTTATGAaaacctctctttctctttcacctCCCGTTTCTCTAacattgtctctcttttttctgtcgACATGGTTTCCTCCAGTTAAAGATCAGCCATCTGTCCAGACCTGGTCTTAGTCATATTCCATGTAAACAGTATACAGTtctaatgtacagtaaatagTAAACAGCCTTCCTGACTACCTGAGGGCACCACAGACcgtttaatgttttaaaaaaggactcaaaactttcctttttagcAGATCCTATGACCTCTAAGTTCCTTTTAGGTGTTTTTTActtatgttttctcttttgctgTTGCTTTTCCtgaagcactttgagatttgtttaaatgtaaagtgcattacaaatttaatgtatcattattattattattattattattattataaaaacagactcTTCATGCGCATGTATATTCAATTACATGTAATACATTCACTAACAAAGGAAACAAATACATCTTATAAAGTCTATGACTGAGTTCCTAAGACCAGTCAAAAATATTTGCACTGTATTTAAGAAAAAAGGTAGTACACTGGACTTGAGGAACAACACTGGACCTTTGTCATGACTGTGAATGTGTAGAAAACCAGCATAAAGATGATGATATGACAATGCTGTTTTAACAGATCCCTTCTGTTGCATTGCAAATTACTTGATGTGGAGTATTTTGCAGAGaataaatacagctgttctgtgtaGTTCTGTATCTTAGTGTGGGTTCAGGTTGCAACTTACAATTTCTAATGACTAACTGAAATTGTTAAAGAAAAACGCCGtatcagtgacagatttttatcAGCATGGAGgtacaatttatttattataggACAGGCTAAAGGGATTTAATCAGTTTCAAATCTCCTAATTAAACACTACATGTTGGATGAAGAAAATTTGTTTCTTATCAAAAATAGTATGAATATTGAGATAGTTTGTTGTGTGATGTGGTGGCAGTTGTCGGAAAGCACAAAGTGTCAGTTGTGCAGCTCTCAAAGAAATTCCCCATACATAGGTTTTGGCAACTTCAGATCTctgaaaaagtgtgttttctcttaAAGCGGcagttattgatttatttctatttaaagTGGATCAAATTAACTTATTTGAAGCAAAAGAGTTGGTTCGTAGTTGCGACAGAATTACTCCATGAATTACATGATATGAATTACAGTTctattaaaggtccagtgtatAGGATTTAGGGGCTGGAATGTTGTCTTGAGCTTATTTCCTGTAACTGTTTTGATTTGGTCTGCCTCCTCTCATCAATACCATTTCCAGCCACCACTGACAATCTTGTTCAGCATAAAGCGCTAAAACTCAGTTTTAGCTACCAGCCTGTCACCAAACTGATTATATTCACAAGAAACTGGTGAACACAGTAGAGCATCTACTGTAGCTGCATAAACACTGGAAAGTAGATATTGGACTTTTGTCAGGAGggcacaaacacaacttttgAATGTGTCAATAGGAATCCGGGTTACACATCCAGGAGCTCATTCTTATATGATGTGGATATTGATGACAAATTAATTGACCAGGTAGTTACTTACTTAGTGCCCTTGCAGGCTGCAAAAAGGACAGCTGGCTGCAAGTGTGTGGCACAGATTGCATGCTGCCATGGGTGTCAACATACCAGCTGCTGCTCCTTGTGAACacccaaccaaaaaaaaagctgctgtgcATCTGTTGCAGCCTGTGGCTTTAAAAATGCGGTTaccttttaaatttaaaaatagTCAAAGTGACTGCCTTGGCCTTTTCATTGTTAACAAATATAAACCCAAAGAAGCAGCACAAATATTTGACTCATGTCATCATCAGTTTGTTCCAACCAGTGGAGATTTGACAGCTGGATCATGCCAAAGACTCGGCATGAAAAGCTGCTTCAGAAAGCTGGCATCCTGTCCAGACTGAATATTTGAATActtgtgtgcaagtgtgtgtgtttggcctgTCCTGTTAAAACCCAGATGTGTCAATCAGCTTGGGGTGGCAGTTGTCAAACTGGTATTCCCAGCAACGGACCCAGAggggtgacacacacacacacacacacacatacacacacacacacacacacacacgcaaacatgtCTTTATATAGTTGTGAGGGCCCCGTTCTTGGAGTTCTTTGTGAGGACCACCACTTCCACTATAGCTAGGATggtgcaaaaaataaatctaacacTAGGTGGGAGTGGGGAATCAGAATGTGACTTTaaatttcagaaaacacaaagtaaaataattattttacttctaCAGTTGTGAGGACCGAACCCTATTGCCGGgcagatttgtgtgttttttgttgctgttgatcCTCACAGCCCCAAGCTTCCTCGCCAAGCCAAAGTCAACTCACTATTAAACAGATTTGTTAAATGCGCCTCTGAGCAGTTTCTTTCTCCAGTTTAAACTTATATTTGTCTGTGGTCATATTTATACCTAATCTTAAAATGCCAATTTATCAAAGTTTAAATGGTCCAATAAGAATGTTAAATGTTCTGTGCATTAAACAATGCCAATAAAGCTACATAACAACCTGAAGGTGACATCATCAATTGTGTTGTTCAGTCCAAAGCCTTGATTTTCACTATTTTGTTAGACTATTAAGATGCATTAATTTATTATAATGACTggttatgtaagggataatgtatagttCGGAGGTTGTTATGGAGAAATGAACCCTGACAGGATGTACCCCAATAGGATGTCCGACTAACTCTACATTATCCCGCACAGTTTACGAGTGAAATAATCAATTGATTGATTATATGTTGATGAAAATACGATGTTAATTTATAAATTGCATAATTTAGCGAATCTGCAAATCCGATCTCTTCTCCCGTCTTCCCTCCTGTGTTGCTGAACCTCCTTCCggttgtgtgcatttgttttcaaCAAAGCCTTTCATAATCAGTGGATCAATGGATTATCATACACATGTTACGATCTGTGTAGTCTTGTCTGTCACAAACAAGATATTACAGCGTGTGTTTGCGTCGCGGAGTCACAGTGCCacagagacgagaggagagctGTGACACCGGGTACGTGGCTCTGATCATGCAGGTTTGGTTTTCTGCCTCCACTCTCCCTGTAACAAGTTACAAGTCATTTTTCCAACTTCACAGTTAGTCCCAAGCTGTTTAATGAAGgtaaaaatgaaacatgagGCAAATATCCTGCATAGTTACCCTtttctgtgctcctctgatcagagCTGCGTCCCAGGCAAAGGTCTGTTATACTTGACGAGGGTTATTATGCAGAAATAACAGACGTAGAATGCAGCGATTGACCATTCAGAGCGAAGAATTTAATAGAGCCATGTAATTACTATTCAATAACAATTAAAAGCAGCATGCTTTCTTAGGATCCTAATTAGTTGTTTGGCTTTCTCCCAGTTTGTTACACTATAAAGCAACCTTTGGTTTTTCCAACAGGCACTGCATTGACTAGTTTATATCatcattaataattaaataCAATACTAACTTGTCCTCCTTGTAAACTCCCCAATTATTGAAAACATGTGGGTTATCTGTGTACTATAATTAACCCAAGGTGCCATTTAGTAATcttaaggggggtacacactacaggataatcgggGCGATTTTTGTCTCGATTTCCCCCTTATgatcaaagccagcaaaggcccgattatctgatgtgtgcaaaggacatcgtgtctgattttcctgtggtgtgaggtgtgttaagagtgattttccCGGTCAGATCCGCTCGGAAGGCGTCGGAAGGAGAgatcgtaaataatgaacatgtttaatatttgcgactagaaatcctgtagtgtgtgggGTGTTCCGAGCGGAGCCGAGCACGCACAGCAtgtgatgtcacgtgtaccggaccaacagccaatcaagacgcgagctgagccttttatttacctgttgccATGCTCTCGAAGCTATCTGTTAAACTTGTGACaatttttactcacctccaactcgcgctgtaacgcatacagccccacactctcgccgtctccatgactttttcagccagtaataggcctaaaacaaccaccactgtaTCTACCGGTTCatccgccatgtttgtttacactgaagtcaCGTTTGACCACGCGAGATTTGCAATATTGCGCGTTaagaacctgatactctgctgaagaatcggttagtgtgtggtgtgcactacggagaacaccacacactataagatcagcagagagagatcttgtgcgatctgtcttttgttatcatcaagtgtgtggtctcctaatctgtgaaggtttgacaaatcctgtagtgtgtacccgcctTTAGAGAAATGTCTTAATACATTATGAAACTCAAACTCATATTAAACAAATTACTTTATTGTAAACAGTTTTACAATTTCTGCATGCATTCTGACACTTTTTGCTGCAGTTAAACATTACTTGGCAGGATTTATGCACATCTTTGTGCATTTTGAACACCAACACTTCTTGCTGCAGTGAAAATTACTTGACAGGATTTATGCACATCTTTGTGCATTTTGAACACCAACACTTCTTGCTGCAGTGAAAATCACTTGGCAGGATTTCTGCACATCTTTGTGCATTTTGAACACCTCAACACTTGCTGCAGTGAAAATTACCCATAAATTTAGcgataatatatataatatataataataaaaaagtgacTGAAATCATTTCAGAAAGTAAAACCGCTAGCACAAATAAGACCACTGCCATAAATGAATATGAAATTCACATGACCAAACTTCATCAAATGAATGAATTGCTTATAAATTCTTCCTCTTTTGGGAAGTGATTGTATTGTACACTTAATTTTTTACATCTGTCCATGTGCGCCTTTTCAGCGCACGTTCAGCTTGTAATGCATTCATGCACTCCTCTTTCCCAGGAACTCGTAGAAGTGTGATATACTTCCCCAACTGCCTCCATACAGCTTCTTTCTCCCGTTTACTCCAAGGCCTGCGACGGATGCCTTTTGGAAGATCCATATCTTTAACAGAAATCACACATGCCATCCATATTATTTATGAATTCAAGTGGTCATGATGTAAAAATCTTTATGAATCGATCGTGAATTGTACACAAGTCACATTTAcgaaaaatgttttacaatgaaCAGATCAGtccacatttaatttaatgttcAATACAACCAATACGTCTCCAGGTCTGCAGACACATAGGCTACTAttggagcagagcagagcagagcagaccCACTGGAATTAATTTACAGAGGAATTAAACGCGTACATGATCGAGATTTAATTCCGATTTAACCACCCACTTACTTATGAATAATCATTTTCATTCGGAATTAGGTAATTAAATGgtctttttaaagctgaattaATTTTCATTTGGAATTGAAGCGCCCATGTAAGTGTAGCCATAGCGAGGCTACACAACAGTCACATCCACTGTGCTCTAATGGAGGCTACATCTTCACATGTTGAACTCAACAAAGTGCAGCCAAATACCACGCTGAAGAGATCAAACTAGCAGAGGCTCCTCTCACAGCTGCAGGTGAGACACAGGTGAGCTACAGGTCAGCTGGCTGGAGAGCACAGTGCCAACCTGCGCTGCATTACGAGCACATGGGACtctaacccccaatttccactggatatgtgtctgctgcgttgcagctccgatccggttttgcgcCGCCGTCCGCcgatccccaccggttgcggtttgagtccgccacaGCGCAGtgcggtagacagctggctcacgaggcagaggagttcccgcgataatcacataatcactcatgACCGCAGttaacacaaagtgttcccgaccacaggatcagcagaagagcttgtgtttgtctcttttgttaGATTTGTGTACTGGTGTCAATACGGggcgttttattttgaaaggtaaccggatgctgtttgttattttggcgctggactgcctgtctgctccgtgctaaattcagctaaATTGCTGTGTCCTGCCCCAGCATCCGCTAGATATAGGAGGCCTGCATATCTGCTCCGGACTgtcggagctgggacggagctgATAcacagcgcagcggacctggtggggattgacacattgactaaagtgaaacgtatctgctcTGCTGGCGTGGCGGCGACGCAATGCAGCGGAGatgtatccagtggaaattaggggtAAGTCCTCCCGTATAACTTTTTGCTGAGAAATAAAGGCACCAAGGCAAAACCTGTCTCTCACAGCTACAGCTGTAAGTGAAGCTTCAGCTTGGACCACTTCCCTgtccctcctttctctctacCCATTCTTACTCCAGCTGTCGGCATCTGTACAATCACGATCACAAAGGTAGTCTATCCCTTTGGCTCTGTGCTAAAAAGGATGTCATCACTTATGTCATAGTCAGACACGTTTATGTTAACTATCCGAGCAATAATCACCGTGAAACAGGCGATGGAAACAAGCACAGGTGTCATCAGGCTGCGGCGCACAGTATAACGCAGGGAGAGAAAATAAGCCGAGCAATTGTGAGGTCCGACTTTTTCATGGACAGTTTGGACAACACCAAAACCAGACAGGAACTATGCTCACAGGATGCAGTAGGGGGAAAGTCACTGTTGATGCACGACTGCCGATAAGGATGTGATACAGATTCATCTTAAAAGATCCAAACTGTCCCTTTAGGTACAAATGTGCCATAGTTAAGCTACAAATCCTGCATAGTTCTAGGgttgggtattgttaagaaacTCACGATTCAATtttgattctttaggtcgcaattcaattcaatatcgattctgACTTAAATGCTttgatatcgattcagtaataagtagtaacaAATAATCCATTAGAGTGATAAGTTTTTGATTCAAGAAAGTcattttaaattataaatctttcctctaggaagttctagttcgaattgaaatgtaaacaaaggtactcgatgtgtttagttataaaatagtgcaaccataagCTGAGacagtgccattgtttctggggcTGCATTTTTgcctgacataaacatagaaatGACCAcagtccctccgccctccggctagacacGAGGGGTAAACGTTGACAATGACACCAATTTACTTTGAATTCATGTAGTTATTTTGTTGATTACAACTTCTTGAGTTCTTTCACTTACTAACAGTAATTTTAGGAAATAGGTTTACCTGACTCTCCTCTCttctggactttaaatggttgGGAAAAGGAGGGGCTTTGTGGCTcttctaaaaaagaaaatacacataaaCATTAGACAAACTACATTTACAGGCAACAAAGAATGAACAGATCTCAAGTCATAATCATCTGAACATGAAGGCCAAGAACGCTCCTTCGTCCTTTTTCTCTTGGAGGACCCttgatgagaagaaaaacacacagagaaaagattTTAGTATAAAGCAGATATGCAGGCCTCCtatatgtgtttgtgcaaggagctacttacctgtttgttgacatccgtgtgttccggtagctagaccaaactagcatatccatcgagtgtgcacttaacaggcttaacaggctattgtaaggctcatggctcatgacaggctgtaacatggacatgtacattatgaacataaacacgaaaatgctggattatgtttccgtctccgccagtgagggagtaagtgcacgctcgacggattgactagtttggtctagctaccggaagacacggatgtcaacaaacaggtaagtagctgtttgcacaaacacactgttttaactacttttttattcattttgagtcatacacgctacagtgctgtgtgctaaggtgtctgctgatgttgcataacttttggtgtgagatgtggagcatgttaagacgcttaaaacacagtgcaaagttctgactccatgctgttagcgttcaatgctaagtctccgttcacggagctctgtaatggttggaccaaatttgttcgcgtcttcggtactggcaagtcaagggtagcttgagcaatgaagctgcatgtttaaatcgaccgaagttctcctttaacaagACATGAGTCCTGAGGCTCAGGGTGAACAACAAAGGAGGGATCCCTCAGCCAGGACGGGCAGACGTGCAATAGATGTGGTATACAGACAACAGTTCACAACATGGAAATTATTACacaggagcagaaaaaaaaaaggtttacctgtctctcctctctccttggGAAAAGGAGGGGCTTTGTGGCTcttctaaaaaagaaaatgccacATAAACATTATTTAGACAAACTACATTTACAAGCAACAAAGAATGAACAGATCTCAAGTCATAATCATACCATCTGAACATGGAGAAGGCAGAGAACGCTCCTTCGTCCTTTTTCTCTTGGAGGACCCttgatgagaagaaaaacacacagagaaaagattTTAGTATAAAGGTACCTTAACAAGACATGAGAAATGGAGAAGCCTCAGGCCCTGAGGTCTCTCCATTTCTTCCTGAGGCTCAGGGTGagcaacagaggagggatccctcacCCAGGcaacagacatgcaatagatgtggTATACAGACAACAGTTCACAACATGGAAATGATTAAacaggagcagaaaaaaaaaggtttacctgtctctcctctcttctggactttaaatggttgGGAAAAGGAGGGGCTTTGTGGCTcttctaaaaaagaaaatgccacATAAACATTATTTAGACAAACTACATTTACAGGCAACAAAGAATGAACAGATCTCAAGTCATAATCATACCATCTGAACATGGAGAAGGCCGAGAACGCTCCTTCGTCCTTTTTCTCTTGGAGGACCCTTcatgagaagaaaaacacaaagagaaaagatTTGAGTAAAAGGTACTTTAACAAGACATGGATATAGTCCATGGTGGGACAGCACAAGACAATTATTACACAGGAGCAGAAGAACCGAAGAATGAGAAAACAAGATTGTTTacctgtctctcctcttttttcctctgatgGCTTTCTATCTGGTTCTACAATAAAAGATCAAGTCGTGTCATACTATCAGATGCACTGACATCATTTTTTGTTTAGTCCTCCAAATCAGTAAACCAGCTCATTTCCTCTGCTCCTAAAGCCCTCCATGCTCATGAACCAGCCTGCCAACTAGTACTCCTATTAAGATGGCCTGCTCTCCCAGCTTTGCAAGTTTATAACCCAGCAATAAAATCAAGTCGAAGCGGTGAAAGAACGATAACCAACCAATTATTGACAATGAATAAATTCATACCATCCATGTCTTCAGGAAGCTCTAAAGTTTCCCCACTGTCATTGCTTTGCGTGACCTGGGATTCTTGTATTGATCCATCTTTGGCAGACAAAGCCActaatgacagaaaacaaacattttttaattatattaaaTCCACCACACTTTCTTAAAAGTAAATCATGCAACAATAAATTATGATTCATAATATGAaatctttttctcattttacaCTCACTTTCTAAGTCTAAATCAAGCTCATCAAGAGATTTGCCTCTGTAGACATCAGTTCCAAGTTCAATAGCCATGAGCAGCTTGCTCATTTTAGCAAGCTGTAGCGTATTCTCTGTGAGCCGATAATATTCGCGATGAACGCGAATATCATGTCCCATGTATTTAGCAAGCTGGTCCGATTCATTGTCTTTGAGATTCATAATCTGGCTCAGTGTAGCCACGTGTTTCCTCAGTTGGGTCGAGGTGAGTGTTTCAGGTCTCTTTGCTCCACTTAGAGCTGCATATTTCCTCAAACAGTCTGAACCTCGAATATGGGAATCGGTATTCTGTCTTGCAAAAACATACTCATAACTTTCCAAAATGTCCCTCTCCACACCCCTGTTTTCAATGAGGAAGTCAAGTGAGGAAGTCATCCCTTTTGTAAGAAGCACCGGCACTTTAcgtcctctctttcctctgacCACTAACCGGGTAAACTCATGACTCAAATCCTTTTCTAGCCTTGAGAGGCACTTCATGATGTCTTCATTTGGTTGCTCAGCGGCTCTGTCTCTGTATGTCACCAGAGGCATTTTTGCCGCCTCACCTTGGCGTCTTCTGTTGAACAGGATGATTTGGGCAAGAAGGCACTCGCTGAGCGTCTCGTAAGCTGTTGGGTTTGGTCCATTCAGGAGCTTGTCCtttgcctcctcctctgtggactTCAACACTTTCTGAAGCTTCATGACATCCTCTGTGAGTGGaatcatgtcttttttgttCCATCTTTCTTCTTCTAGGTTTGTTCTTGCATGGCGTGACACATACAGGTCCCACTCTGCAGCAACTAAGCCCAAGAAGTTCCTTACTCGGTTGGCAGCCAATTCATCTTCAGCCTTTATATGTTGTCCTATAACAATGTCACATGCTGCCTTCAGTGAGTGCCCCAATTTTAAAGCAAGAGATGGTGTGCTGTGTCTATGCGCCGAGTTGGTGAAACCAGACGCTTTTTTGGCTGCTGCTACCGCTAAGGAAAACTT
The sequence above is drawn from the Sparus aurata chromosome 21, fSpaAur1.1, whole genome shotgun sequence genome and encodes:
- the LOC115572198 gene encoding uncharacterized protein LOC115572198 isoform X2 yields the protein MIPLTEDVMKLQKVLKSTEEEAKDKLLNGPNPTAYETLSECLLAQIILFNRRRQGEAAKMPLVTYRDRAAEQPNEDIMKCLSRLEKDLSHEFTRLVVRGKRGRKVPVLLTKGMTSSLDFLIENRGVERDILESYEYVFARQNTDSHIRGSDCLRKYAALSGAKRPETLTSTQLRKHVATLSQIMNLKDNESDQLAKYMGHDIRVHREYYRLTENTLQLAKMSKLLMAIELGTDVYRGKSLDELDLDLEMALSAKDGSIQESQVTQSNDSGETLELPEDMDEPDRKPSEEKRGETGSSKRKRTKERSRPSPCSDEEPQSPSFSQPFKVQKRGETDMDLPKGIRRRPWSKREKEAVWRQLGKYITLLRVPGKEECMNALQAERALKRRTWTDVKN
- the LOC115572198 gene encoding uncharacterized protein LOC115572198 isoform X1, yielding MIPLTEDVMKLQKVLKSTEEEAKDKLLNGPNPTAYETLSECLLAQIILFNRRRQGEAAKMPLVTYRDRAAEQPNEDIMKCLSRLEKDLSHEFTRLVVRGKRGRKVPVLLTKGMTSSLDFLIENRGVERDILESYEYVFARQNTDSHIRGSDCLRKYAALSGAKRPETLTSTQLRKHVATLSQIMNLKDNESDQLAKYMGHDIRVHREYYRLTENTLQLAKMSKLLMAIELGTDVYRGKSLDELDLDLEMALSAKDGSIQESQVTQSNDSGETLELPEDMDEPDRKPSEEKRGETGSSKRKRTKERSRPSPCSDEEPQSPSFSQPFKVQKRGETGSSKRKRTKERSLPSPCSDEEPQSPSFSQGERRDRVLQEKKDEGAFLAFIRATKPLLFPTI
- the LOC115572198 gene encoding uncharacterized protein LOC115572198 isoform X3, producing the protein MIPLTEDVMKLQKVLKSTEEEAKDKLLNGPNPTAYETLSECLLAQIILFNRRRQGEAAKMPLVTYRDRAAEQPNEDIMKCLSRLEKDLSHEFTRLVVRGKRGRKVPVLLTKGMTSSLDFLIENRGVERDILESYEYVFARQNTDSHIRGSDCLRKYAALSGAKRPETLTSTQLRKHVATLSQIMNLKDNESDQLAKYMGHDIRVHREYYRLTENTLQLAKMSKLLMAIELGTDVYRGKSLDELDLDLEMALSAKDGSIQESQVTQSNDSGETLELPEDMDEPDRKPSEEKRGETGSSKRKRTKERSRPSPCSDEEPQSPSFSQPFKVQKRGETGSSKRKRTKERSLPSPCSDEEPQSPSFSQGERRDRVLQEKKDEGAFLAFMFR